A segment of the Cutaneotrichosporon cavernicola HIS019 DNA, chromosome: 6 genome:
CGCGGTTGCAGGGATGCAACGATACAGGGAGGCGCGGACGCACAACCTGAATCAGAACAACGACGCGGGGGACGTGTGGTACTCCTTGTGGCACTCCTTGTGGCACTCTCCTTGTGGCACTCCTTATGACACTCCTTATGGCAGACCGTGTGACACTTCGTCTGGCCGTTCCTGAGCCTGAGATGCCTGTAAACAAACAACTGGGATAAACTTTTTATACGGTCCAGGTCCACAAACCACTTACTGCCTGAACCAGGCCGGTGGGTTAGGTCACTCCAGGCCCAGCTAGGAATGCTGATACTGTAAACTCGTGTCATAGGTCAAGGGGCAGAATATGTTGTCGCACAGCTCAGAGTTGGTCCGCACAACTGGGCCGGATTGGGCTACCGTCGCCTACGACTATTACGACGACAGCAAGGAGGGCCCCCGGGGAGTGGGTAGATCTGAGTGCCCCAACCAGGCTTGGGGGCCAGTTAGGCAAGTTGCACCACAACGGCTGGGCCGGGTTGGGCGAGGGCATGCGGGGGGTGCCACCCGCTTCAGACCCCCAGCCAGCtccacgagctcgacccCAGGCTCTCTGACCCCCGCTCACAAAGCTGTGGATCTTGCAGCAAGGCAACCTTGCGATCAAACCAAGGGAGCGTAGGCTTCCCGTCCATCAGTAGCTCTCACATGTTCTTCGCACGCAAAGTGCCAAGGCGTGCTGGACTGTTGCTTTTGAGCGTTTAAAAACATTGCTACATCGCCACTTCTTGGCACCTCAAACACAAACGGAGCCAAGCCAAGCAACCACCATCATGGCCCTCTACtccccctcgtcgtcctctgtCGCCTCCTTATCGGAAGTCTCCACCGCCCCGACCACCCCGGTCGCCGGTGAGGGTCCTTCGGGCCCCCCCTACGTCCTCGTACTGGGCGGCCTCGGCTTCATTGGGTCGCACACggccctcgagctgctcaaggccggccacaacgtcgtcatcgtcgacgacctctcCAACTCGTTCTCAAACGTCCAGAACTCGAtccgcgaggcggccaCTCTCTCGTGCTCCGCCACAGGGCAGACAATGCCCTCGCTCAAGTTCCACGAGATGGACTACTGCTCGCCGggtctcgccctcgtgcTCGAAAGCTACAACATCAGCGGCGTCATCCACTTTGCCGCGTTCAAGAGCGTCAGCGAGAGCATCGCCTCGCCCCTCGACTACTACATGAACAACGTGTGCGGCCTCGTGtcgctcctcaagctcctcggctCGTACGGCATCAAAAAGTTTGTCTTttcgtcctcggccaccgTATATGgcaccaaggccgagcagGGCATCCCactgcgcgaggaggacgttgtGCACCACCCGCTCACgtacgagcgcgacggcgagaccGTCACTGCTATCCCTGGCGCCATGGGCCTCACCTCCCCCTACGGCCGC
Coding sequences within it:
- a CDS encoding uncharacterized protein (Galactose metabolism-related protein) — encoded protein: MALYSPSSSSVASLSEVSTAPTTPVAGEGPSGPPYVLVLGGLGFIGSHTALELLKAGHNVVIVDDLSNSFSNVQNSIREAATLSCSATGQTMPSLKFHEMDYCSPGLALVLESYNISGVIHFAAFKSVSESIASPLDYYMNNVCGLVSLLKLLGSYGIKKFVFSSSATVYGTKAEQGIPLREEDVVHHPLTYERDGETVTAIPGAMGLTSPYGRSKYFGEAILADLAYSDPSWNILALRYFNPIGCDASGLLGEDPRGVPTNLFPVLAQVLTGDRPQLEIFGSDWDTRDGTAVRDFIHVSDLARGHIAALDAKVDEPFRTFNLGTGTGTTVSEALGALEAASGRPIPAVRAPRREGDVGSCVAANSRATTELGWSTTESLRQSARDLWGFVSRVRAIRAI